One window of Sinorhizobium numidicum genomic DNA carries:
- a CDS encoding DUF3309 family protein, whose amino-acid sequence MLGTVLLIILILLLIGAVPAWPYSASWGYGPSGILGVLVIVLLVLLLMGRI is encoded by the coding sequence ATGCTTGGTACCGTTCTTCTGATTATTCTGATCCTGCTCCTGATCGGCGCCGTTCCGGCCTGGCCGTATTCAGCCAGTTGGGGCTACGGCCCCTCGGGCATTCTGGGCGTCTTAGTCATCGTGCTGCTAGTCCTGCTGCTGATGGGCAGAATCTAG